One Alligator mississippiensis isolate rAllMis1 chromosome 1, rAllMis1, whole genome shotgun sequence genomic window carries:
- the LOC102576954 gene encoding phospholipase A2 isoform X1, translated as MEPKLFVLLLLQAVWKDAFAKSHSLHRRGLIELSGTIMCGTGRSSLAYIGYGCYCGLGGQGWPKDKTDWCCHKHDCCYDKAEREGCDPKMQRYEWICEGNTVVCVQVHQSVHFFLCPAYLHVRTVLRKYLSVYEILQAARPKKRNHSVLGINAKPNGSNYIRLMALGMILGQHKEWRQGGIKAETKAEKIS; from the exons ATGGAGCCCAAGCTTTTTGTGCTGCTGTTGCTTCAGGCAG TATGGAAAGATGCTTTTGCAAAATCCCATTCCTTACATAGGAGAGGACTCATTGAATTGTCTGGCACCATAATGTGTGGCACAGGACGCTCTTCATTGGCATACATAGGCTATGGATGCTACTGTGGTCTCGGAGGACAAGGCTGGCCTAAAGATAAAACAGACTG GTGTTGCCACAAGCATGACTGCTGTTATGACAAGGCAGAGCGGGAAGGCTGCGACCCCAAGATGCAGAGATATGAATGGATCTGTGAAGGCAACACTGTGGTATGCG TTCAAGTGCATCAGAGCGTGCATTTCTTTCTGTGTCCTGCCTATTTGCATGTGAGAACGGTGCTCAGGAAATATTTGAGCGTGTATGAAATACTTCAGGCTGCGAGGCCCAAAAAAAGAAACCATTCAGTTCTTGGAATAAATGCCAAACCAAATGGTTCTAATTACATTAGACTCATGGCACTGGGTATGATATTGGGACAACATAAGGAGTGGAGGCAAGGAGGAATCAAGGCAGAGACAAAAGCAGAAAAG ataAGCTGA
- the LOC102576954 gene encoding phospholipase A2 isoform X2, with amino-acid sequence MEPKLFVLLLLQAVWKDAFAKSHSLHRRGLIELSGTIMCGTGRSSLAYIGYGCYCGLGGQGWPKDKTDWCCHKHDCCYDKAEREGCDPKMQRYEWICEGNTVVCGLYSAPCKALEEIGTFHSSLDTTSKTVEVPMTYTSAITSTGVMESLIWLADFLLKVIQCERIEPNVILT; translated from the exons ATGGAGCCCAAGCTTTTTGTGCTGCTGTTGCTTCAGGCAG TATGGAAAGATGCTTTTGCAAAATCCCATTCCTTACATAGGAGAGGACTCATTGAATTGTCTGGCACCATAATGTGTGGCACAGGACGCTCTTCATTGGCATACATAGGCTATGGATGCTACTGTGGTCTCGGAGGACAAGGCTGGCCTAAAGATAAAACAGACTG GTGTTGCCACAAGCATGACTGCTGTTATGACAAGGCAGAGCGGGAAGGCTGCGACCCCAAGATGCAGAGATATGAATGGATCTGTGAAGGCAACACTGTGGTATGCG GGCTTTATTCTGCACCTTGCAAAGCTCTGGAAGAGATTGGCACATTTCACTCATCCTTGGATACCACCAGCAAAACTGTTGAAGTTCCAATGACTTACacttctgcaatcacatcaacagGAGTCATGGAAAGTCTCATTTGGCTTGCAGACTTTTTATTAAAAGTTATACAGTGTGAGAGGATAGAACCCAATGTGATCCTCACATGA
- the LOC102576954 gene encoding phospholipase A2 isoform X3: protein MEPKLFVLLLLQAVWKDAFAKSHSLHRRGLIELSGTIMCGTGRSSLAYIGYGCYCGLGGQGWPKDKTDWCCHKHDCCYDKAEREGCDPKMQRYEWICEGNTVVCDKLTDRCEKMVCQCDQEAANCWGAASYNPNLILWPDFLCGQNHPTCHFSPI, encoded by the exons ATGGAGCCCAAGCTTTTTGTGCTGCTGTTGCTTCAGGCAG TATGGAAAGATGCTTTTGCAAAATCCCATTCCTTACATAGGAGAGGACTCATTGAATTGTCTGGCACCATAATGTGTGGCACAGGACGCTCTTCATTGGCATACATAGGCTATGGATGCTACTGTGGTCTCGGAGGACAAGGCTGGCCTAAAGATAAAACAGACTG GTGTTGCCACAAGCATGACTGCTGTTATGACAAGGCAGAGCGGGAAGGCTGCGACCCCAAGATGCAGAGATATGAATGGATCTGTGAAGGCAACACTGTGGTATGCG ataAGCTGACAGACAGGTGTGAAAAAATGGTGTGCCAGTGTGACCAAGAAGCAGCCAACTGTTGGGGTGCAGCCTCCTATAACCCAAACTTGATCCTCTGGCCAGATTTTTTATGTGGGCAAAACCATCCCACATGTCATTTTAGTCCTATATGA